From the genome of Halarsenatibacter silvermanii, one region includes:
- the selA gene encoding L-seryl-tRNA(Sec) selenium transferase produces the protein MIKITDKNEILRKLPAVDKILEWKGIIQLIDKYNRALVKKSIREVLEDFRETLLTKIQEESAQEAKNYLDELQLEDRIVALVENRLDGKSRPALAPAVNATGVIVHTNLGRSLLSQKARDMIERTGSHYSTLEIDRESGERGSRYSNVTELLCQLTGAESALVVNNNAAAVMLALATFAGDGEVVISRGELVEIGGSFRIPDVMKQSGAELVEVGTTNRVYIEDYENAINERTSLLLKVHTSNYKIMGFTSDVSIDKLSKLGDKHELPVLDDLGSGVMFDMRDLGLGYEPTLKERVDSGGDIITCSGDKILGGPQAGIILGRENLIEKMKQNPLTRAIRVDKLTLAGLEGTLKSYYSKEKALAEIPTLKMINLDSDELRDRAYKLSSRLKDIFTDFQKKIEIKISEGKSRVGGGAYPLTEIPSWTVVISFPGFDGAAEKAARKMRMSYPPVFCRISDNSLIFDVRTLLEGDIDKIARAASGLEVENIERI, from the coding sequence TTGATAAAGATCACAGACAAAAACGAAATACTCAGAAAACTTCCTGCTGTGGATAAAATCCTTGAGTGGAAAGGAATCATTCAGCTGATAGATAAATATAATCGTGCGCTTGTAAAAAAATCGATCAGAGAAGTTCTGGAGGATTTCCGAGAAACACTTCTCACAAAAATCCAGGAAGAAAGCGCGCAGGAGGCTAAGAATTATCTGGATGAGCTGCAGCTCGAGGACAGGATAGTTGCCCTGGTAGAAAATAGGCTTGACGGAAAGTCCCGACCGGCTCTGGCTCCAGCCGTAAATGCCACAGGAGTTATAGTGCATACAAACCTGGGCCGATCTCTGCTTTCGCAGAAAGCCAGGGACATGATCGAAAGAACTGGCTCTCATTACTCCACTCTCGAGATAGACAGAGAAAGCGGTGAAAGAGGTTCTCGTTACAGCAATGTAACCGAGCTCTTATGCCAGCTGACGGGAGCTGAATCAGCCCTGGTCGTCAATAATAATGCTGCAGCAGTTATGCTGGCTCTTGCTACATTTGCTGGAGACGGAGAGGTTGTAATTTCGCGAGGAGAGCTGGTAGAAATAGGCGGATCATTTCGGATTCCCGACGTGATGAAGCAGAGCGGAGCCGAGCTTGTGGAGGTAGGCACAACCAATCGCGTTTATATTGAAGATTACGAAAACGCAATAAATGAAAGGACTTCTCTTCTGCTCAAAGTTCACACCAGCAACTATAAAATTATGGGCTTCACCAGCGACGTGTCAATAGATAAACTCTCAAAACTGGGAGATAAGCACGAGCTGCCCGTACTCGATGATCTCGGCAGCGGGGTCATGTTCGATATGCGGGATCTGGGTCTGGGTTATGAGCCCACACTTAAAGAAAGGGTGGATTCTGGCGGCGATATCATCACCTGCAGCGGCGATAAGATTTTAGGAGGCCCTCAGGCTGGTATAATACTGGGCAGAGAAAATTTGATCGAAAAAATGAAGCAGAATCCTCTCACCCGGGCTATCCGGGTTGATAAATTAACTCTGGCAGGACTTGAGGGAACTTTAAAATCATATTACAGTAAAGAAAAGGCTCTGGCAGAAATTCCCACTCTTAAAATGATCAATCTGGATTCGGATGAACTCAGAGATAGGGCCTATAAGCTTTCCTCCCGTTTGAAAGACATCTTTACCGATTTTCAAAAGAAGATTGAGATAAAGATATCCGAAGGAAAATCGCGGGTGGGGGGCGGTGCCTACCCCCTGACAGAAATCCCCTCCTGGACGGTGGTGATTTCATTTCCCGGTTTTGATGGAGCGGCGGAAAAAGCTGCTCGAAAAATGCGCATGTCCTATCCGCCGGTTTTTTGTCGTATCTCCGATAATAGTCTCATATTCGACGTGAGAACCCTGCTTGAGGGTGATATCGATAAAATTGCCCGGGCTGCCTCCGGATTGGAGGTCGAAAATATTGAGCGAATCTAA
- the selB gene encoding selenocysteine-specific translation elongation factor, with product MSESNGQAESVKNIIIGTAGHIDHGKTTLISALTGEDTDRLKEEKERGISIDLGFTDLKLSESIRAGIIDAPGHEKFVKNMLAGAGGVDLALLVIAADEGVMPQTREHLAILELLSVERGVIAVSKTDTVDDEWLELVVSDIRDQLQDSFLAEAPLVKVSGVEKQGLDQLKNKLLEQAEKIPAKDAESSTYMPVDRVFTLKGYGTIVTGTLFSGTLKTGENLSLFPREKEVRIRSLQVHNEQRDTALPGERVGVNLAGIDRGEVERGDVLAEPGSLTSTRFIDCRLNLLPSAPLILEHGTRIRFHIGAREVIGRAYMIDKEEIFPGESGLVQYRLEEKVVARHLEDYVVRRYSPVTTIGGGEVIESNPPRRKKLDEEAARELEIKEQGSPAERLTLHLELSEAPLSRSEIKKELGFSQTRLNGLLEKLEKEKRIVRLDRYQDPRWMEFSIYEELRGEIESKLSDYHSRYPLRRGVSRAELRSQISYRANINELREITEIMEKEGRLDLEDEYISLDGFEVEFFDEAEKLKEKILEEFEKDKFTPPDRQDLGEKYGQEYGENLLSEVINALEEKNDLTRVAENIYFSTEAVKLAQKRLREYLQENESIEVAEFRDILNSSRKYSLPLLEYFDQKGFTIRKGDKRYLSGEKSR from the coding sequence TTGAGCGAATCTAACGGTCAGGCTGAAAGCGTTAAAAACATCATTATTGGAACCGCAGGTCACATCGACCACGGTAAAACCACTCTTATTTCCGCCCTAACAGGGGAGGATACCGACAGATTAAAAGAGGAAAAAGAGCGGGGAATATCTATAGATCTGGGTTTTACCGACCTGAAGCTATCTGAGAGCATCAGAGCTGGAATAATAGATGCGCCCGGTCATGAGAAATTCGTCAAAAATATGCTGGCTGGAGCCGGGGGAGTGGATCTGGCTCTGCTGGTCATAGCGGCCGACGAAGGGGTGATGCCCCAGACAAGAGAGCACCTTGCTATCCTCGAGCTGCTTTCTGTGGAAAGAGGGGTAATTGCCGTCAGCAAAACAGATACAGTTGATGATGAGTGGCTCGAACTGGTGGTTTCCGATATACGAGACCAGCTCCAGGATAGTTTTTTGGCCGAAGCCCCTCTGGTAAAGGTTTCTGGCGTAGAAAAACAGGGGCTCGATCAGTTGAAGAATAAACTTCTCGAACAGGCGGAAAAAATACCGGCCAAGGATGCGGAAAGCAGCACCTATATGCCGGTCGACAGAGTATTTACCCTGAAGGGTTATGGAACGATAGTTACAGGAACTCTTTTCAGCGGGACTCTCAAAACAGGAGAGAATTTATCGCTCTTTCCGCGGGAAAAGGAGGTTAGAATCAGGAGCCTCCAGGTGCACAATGAACAGAGAGATACCGCTCTACCCGGAGAGAGGGTGGGGGTTAATCTGGCCGGTATCGACCGCGGTGAAGTGGAGAGAGGAGATGTTCTGGCCGAACCCGGCAGTTTGACTTCTACCCGTTTTATCGATTGCCGGCTAAATCTACTGCCATCCGCCCCCTTAATACTCGAGCACGGAACCAGAATAAGATTTCATATTGGAGCCAGAGAGGTAATAGGTCGGGCCTATATGATCGATAAGGAAGAGATTTTCCCGGGAGAATCCGGCCTGGTCCAGTATCGCCTGGAAGAAAAGGTTGTTGCCCGTCATCTGGAGGACTACGTTGTCAGAAGATATTCTCCGGTAACAACAATTGGGGGGGGAGAAGTGATAGAGAGCAATCCTCCTCGCAGAAAGAAACTTGATGAAGAAGCTGCCAGAGAGCTGGAGATCAAAGAGCAGGGAAGTCCGGCAGAGAGACTGACATTACATCTTGAACTGAGTGAAGCACCTCTTTCCCGATCAGAGATAAAAAAGGAATTAGGATTTTCTCAGACCAGGCTGAATGGTCTGCTGGAAAAACTGGAAAAAGAGAAAAGAATAGTGAGACTGGATCGATATCAGGATCCGCGCTGGATGGAGTTTTCTATCTATGAAGAATTGCGAGGGGAAATAGAAAGCAAACTGTCTGATTACCACAGCAGATATCCTCTGCGCCGGGGTGTGAGCAGGGCTGAACTTCGGAGTCAAATTTCATACAGGGCAAACATCAATGAACTCAGAGAGATAACTGAAATCATGGAAAAAGAAGGCCGATTGGATCTTGAAGATGAGTACATCTCACTGGATGGCTTTGAAGTTGAGTTTTTTGACGAAGCAGAAAAATTGAAGGAAAAAATACTGGAAGAATTCGAAAAAGATAAGTTCACTCCCCCGGATCGTCAGGACCTGGGAGAAAAATATGGGCAGGAATACGGGGAGAACCTGCTGAGCGAAGTAATAAATGCTTTAGAAGAAAAGAATGACCTCACAAGAGTTGCCGAAAACATCTATTTTTCCACTGAGGCCGTAAAACTTGCCCAAAAAAGACTCAGAGAATATCTGCAGGAAAACGAAAGCATCGAAGTGGCTGAATTTCGAGATATATTGAACAGCAGCCGCAAATACAGTCTTCCTCTTCTGGAGTATTTCGATCAAAAAGGCTTTACCATAAGAAAAGGAGATAAAAGATATCTTTCCGGGGAAAAAAGCCGGTGA